From one Lolium rigidum isolate FL_2022 chromosome 4, APGP_CSIRO_Lrig_0.1, whole genome shotgun sequence genomic stretch:
- the LOC124649966 gene encoding probable cinnamyl alcohol dehydrogenase 1, which produces MAAESESCNCDAWAARDPSGVLSPYRFSRRTVQHTDVSLRITHCGVCYADVVWTRNKHNDSVYPLVPGHEIAGVVTEVGSDVDGFKVGDHVAVGTYVNSCRDCENCNSFLENHCSKFVFTFNGVDSDGTVTKGGYSSHIVVHERYCHKIPDGYPLEKAAPLVCAGITVYTPMMRHNMNQPGKSLGVVGLGGLGHMAVKFGKAFGLKVTVFSTSESKRDEAISLLGADNFVISSDEKQMESLKNSMHFIVDTASGNHPFDPYLALLKVGGVMVLVGFPGEIRVQPATLNLGARSLSGSVTGGTKDTQQMINFCAANKIYPDIELIKMDYINEALERLVNRDVRYRFVIDIESSFR; this is translated from the exons ATGGCTGCTGAATCGGAGAGCTGCAACTGCGATGCCTGGGCAGCAAGAGATCCTTCTGGAGTACTCTCCCCCTACAGATTCAGCCGTAG GACTGTACAACATACCGATGTTTCTTTGAGAATCACGCATTGCGGAGTCTGTTATGCTGATGTTGTCTGGACGAGAAATAAGCACAATGACTCTGTGTACCCTTTGGTCCCTGG GCATGAGATTGCTGGAGTTGTAACTGAGGTTGGTTCAGACGTTGATGGCTTTAAAGTGGGGGACCATGTGGCTGTTGGGACATATGTGAATTCATGCCGTGACTGCGAGAATTGCAATAGCTTCCTTGAGAACCACTGCTCAAAATTTGTTTTCACTTTCAATGGTGTTGATTCAGATGGTACTGTCACAAAGGGAGGATATTCCAGTCACATTGTAGTTCATGAACG GTACTGCCACAAAATACCTGATGGGTACCCACTAGAAAAGGCAGCACCTTTAGTTTGTGCTGGAATCACTGTGTATACTCCAATGATGCGACATAACATGAACCAACCGGGAAAGTCACTTGGTGTTGTTGGGCTTGGTGGGTTGGGTCACATGGCAGTAAAATTTGGGAAAGCCTTTGGATTGAAGGTTACAGTTTTTAGTACAAGTgaatcaaagagagatgaagctaTAAGCCTTCTTGGTGCAGATAATTTTGTGATATCATCAGATGAAAAACAGATGGAG TCCCTTAAAAATTCCATGCACTTCATTGTTGATACTGCCTCTGGTAACCATCCATTCGACCCTTATCTCGCGCTTCTGAAAGTTGGTGGCGTAATGGTGCTAGTCGGCTTTCCAGGAGAAATCAGAGTGCAGCCTGCAACACTTAACCTAG GTGCACGGAGTTTATCTGGTAGTGTAACCGGAGGCACAAAGGATACCCAACAGATGATAAACTTCTGTGCGGCAAACAAAATCTATCCAGATATTGAGTTGATAAAGATGGATTACATCAATGAGGCTCTCGAGAGGCTTGTTAACCGTGACGTCAGGTACCGGTTTGTAATCGACATAGAGAGCTCTTTCAGGTGA